aaataatctCCACTGCTCCCCTCCATGCAACCTTTATCCTAAAGTCACCATTGAGAATACATAGACCAGgcacaggacgcgtcctaagaccCTGGGCGTGTCCTCACCTTCATGAAACCTGCATAGCCTCCTCAAAAACCGTTGCGCACAGCATTCCACTACATAGGGCGCGTCCTAGGCAAAACAAGCGCATCCTCCAGCTGTTATTGCCACGAGACCACGTTTGCCAAATGCTTTCACTACGGTTGACGCGTCCACTTAGCTTGGGCGCGTCCTTTACCAATCATGCACTCCCAAGCTTCGCCATCACtagaccataaaacataaaacatCTCTTCTAGATTAGGTGCATCCTCTCTGCCTGGACGCGTCCTTATCTTCTACAACGCGATACCGGGTTTGACCGTACTTAGTCCGTATTTGACCCGAATCAACTCAATGCCGAgttttgggtataacaactacccccgaattccatttgcagttgaaaaaaattggaatttttatttaaaaacCTCAAACAAAAATTTGCATGGGCCCATGAGGACGCGTCCTATAATCTGGACGTGTCAACTTTTCAATCATTTATGATCGACCGTTGCATAACAGCCGTCTTATACACGTCAGCCATCTCTCTCTATAAATATCTTCCCCCTCCCACAATATTACTTTACCATttctctctctccaaaaactTCCATTACCGCCGCTGCAAGAAGCTAAATCCGAAAATCCGACGAATCCACCGGCCATTTCCTGATTTTTTTAGCTTAATCCAACCCTTAACTTACGAGGTAcgtgaatattcttttatttctttatttGGTTGAATAAATCGACTCTAATAAGCAAAAAACCGTTCATATTCCTCATGTTTTCATGCACTGTTCTTCATTTTTGccgtgtatgtatatgtgtatatataaaaaatctcCATATTTTGCTCTTTTGATTCTTGAATTACATGTTTTTAGGGTTTTATTATATTTTCCCTAAATTGCTAATAGTCGGTTAGAATTCTACTGCATTGCAACCATATAGGACGCGTCTACCCGTCAGGGCGCGTCTTATATTCCTTTATTTAAGACGTATGCTTAAGTTGTTCCAAACAAAGATCATATAGGGCCAATACCTTACTAGGATGTGTCATTATGGTGCGTCTCCTGCGATAGATTCTTAGGACGCGTCCTCGTACTTTTCCAGTACCTtcctccttttcttttctttcttcttccttttttttcttttttttatgtGGATGCGTCCTCAagtttttcttccttcttttgtAGCTGGAGGACGCGCCTTCTTCATCACCTTTCCATCCATTCAAAGTTCTCAACAAACGCCTTGAGATTTACTCCCCAAACTTGATCTCTTTCAAACCCGATTTTCCTGAATTTCACAGGACGAGTTCCTTCCTTGAAGCAGAAAGACGCATCTTCGTTTCCCTCAAATCAAAGATCTCTATAATGTCTGATTCCAGTTCCGATTCTATGGATCATGTCCCCATAAGCTCTAGAATGAAAAAGAAAGAATTCAAACGGAACAGAACCCCAATTCTCAATGCTAGAGCTACTATCGAAGATTGGACTAATGATGAAGTCATCCCAACCACCAGTCAACAGCCCTCCCGCATGATTGTTTCTAACGAGGGCGCGTCTCCTTCTCAGGATGCGTCAGCTTCTCGGGACGCAGCTTCTTCACAGGACGCGGCTCCTTCTCAGGACGCATCTCCTCTCAGCGTAAGTGAGTTTGAAAAAAGAATTCCTGATCCTGAAAAGTATCCTGTGTCTCCTCAAAAATCCGACCCACCCTTCGAACACTGGGAACCCTCGGATGTCAAAGTGGATTGTGACTGGACCAAGCTTGGTGCTTTAACTGAGGCATAGATTAACGCCAGGAGGAAGAAAGAAGGCAAGCTAGCTGTGTAGCCCTCGACTCCACCGCAACTAACTTGGAGATCCAGTGGCACATGAAATATTATGACATGGAGGGCATCTGTGCGCGCCCTCTTCGTACCATGAGGCCGCACATCTTCAAAATTGGGAACCAAAGGATCCCTAGAATGGTGCTCACACCAAAATTGATTTCTCTAAGCGTGGGCGCGCCCTTGCACCCATACATCAAAAAGATCTTGAAGTGGTATGACGTTGCCCCGATTCTATTGTCTCCAAACTCATACAAACTAGCTTGGGCTTTGTACATGATCTACCACAATCTTGGACTGGGCGCGCCCTCCATGAAGGAATTTAGCTTCTTTTAGAACATAAGAAAATCAATCCCTGGCTATCATTTCTTTGTAGTCAACAAGTGGCTGAACAACAAGGGATTCAATAAAGGCAAGATCAGCCATGAGAGGGATTGGAAGGAACCTTTCTTCTACGTCTATGACGTCAAGAGATCCCGAGTTCATTTCAACCTACAACCAAGTAAGTGATTCCCAAAACATGTCCTCATATGCTTGACACGTCTTTTACTATGGACGCGTCCTGTTTTtccaaattttttctttttctttaacAAGTCCTTATTTTTTTATCTTTAGACAAAAGAGTTCAAAAGGAATTAATAGGGAAAAGAAAAAACAGAGCATATAAAGTTCTTCAGTATGCAGATAAACACTTCAACCTCAAGGACATGATCACAGAAGACAACCTCAAACTGGTGGGTGCGTTATCTGCCCGGGTTGGCTCTATCTGCAAGTTTCATGAATTTCATAATGGTAAACCTATTCTCACAGCCTTAGAAAAAGCCAGGGGCCTTAGTGCCATAGAAGTAGTCGAGATTGATATTAGTAAACAATTTGATTTAGAACAAGGTAAGTGTACATGAGAGAGGACGCGTCATCCTTTTTGGACGCGTCCAAAGCTACAGAATTAGCTTTTTAATTTACCTAAATCTGTAGGGCGCGTCATGTTTATCTTTGACGCGTCATACAGATGTTTGTCTTTTCTTTTATATACAAAACTTAATACGTTTTACGGGCGTTTCCTGCACATATGTCTCTGTTTTGGGCGCGCATTAGTTTCAGGGCGCGTCTCGTTCCAGTCATCTGGGACTCATACCATTTTCCCATGACTTGCACTTTTACCATAACTCACGTTATAGCCAGTATGTCCTTAATTAGGGCACATCATATATTTATGACTCGTCATCCTTTCTTTATTTGACACATACACGCATTCCTCACGTCTCTGCATATACTTTTCTTGACATATCATCATGCATTTACATGCCTTTATATACATTTTATTTGACATTTGCATTGCCTATTCAACTAATGTTTTTCTATGTTCATGTCACAGATATGGCTTCTCTCCCGAAAGGATTTGCCATTGGAGCTTCCAAAAAGCTGAGGGCCAGGAAACAAGCCCCTGCAAAGCCTGATCCAAAGGTTAAAGACCCTACTCCTGCTGTAACTCCTTCCCCTCCACCAAAAGTGATTGACACTACTGTGCTCGACATCCCTGAGAAGGAGGATGACGCGCCCTCAAAGCGTCAGAAAGTAGTGCCAGATGAACAATCCTTTGTCCTTCGATATCTGGGCGCGTCCTCAGCTGGCGACTTTACTGAAGACGAAGTTAGAGGCTGGACTTTCAGGACAGAGGAACAAACAGAACAAGCCATGGTAAGGGCTGCAGCCGAGCTCCATCTACACGCCAGGCAAAGTGCCAACATGGCTGCGAGACTCAGAGCGCGTCTTGCTATGACTGACACCTCCAAAAGCCAAGCCGAAGACAAGATCAAATCCTTAGAAAAGTATATTAATTTGCTTGCCCAAGAAAAGGACACCGAGATCAGACGCCTGGAGGAGGACAAGACACGTCTTGAGGCAGAGAAAGCTGTGTTGGAAGGCAATGTCTCCTCTATGGAGAAAACGATGGAGAGTGTTATCACACTAAATTCCACCATGCAGCTAGAACTTGACACTATAAACGATGACAGGATGAACCTTATTTGCTGGCACGTTTTCATGATATTTTCTCGTTAATTTACCTTTATGCATATCTTTACTTTATCAACTCTGCTTTGTCATAAAGATGGGCGCGTCCTATGGAGGACGCGTCGCCTTTGAAATATTGTTGTTCTCTCTACTGTCACACATCAAGTAGGTGTTATTAATGGGCGCGTCCTCTCTATTTGGCCGCGTCTTCGTTTGTTTTTAAATTGTCTAGATAGTGTATTTCTAAAGGGCATGATATCATGCTGCATTTGGATGTTTAGATATGACACAGATCGTGAGGGGCACATCCTTAATAAGGATGCGTCTTCCCTTTTTAATTATGTTTTGTCAATATTAAAGAAACATCAGGCTGTCAGAACATCAACCAAGAtaacttgggcgcgtccttggGAATAGTATGCATCTTAGTTCCATTTTCACTTGAGTTTTGTTGTCCCTTTTGACAGCCATATCAAGGCGCGCCCTATGTCAAGGGTGCGTCATGCAACTTAAGCAATTTAACAAGCAAATaacttttggaaaattttgaagtTTTCATTAATAATGCGCTCTGGTGTCAAAAGTGCATCAATCCcacggctactatgctctgtggggaatttATTCGAAAAAATGACCCTTAAACTAGTTCTAAGGTAAGTAGTACACAcactacccccctaggctaggaggaatttatttaattctagtCTATAGTCTGGGCATAATCCTTAATAGAAAAGATATGTAAGGGGCCAAAGTCGCTccttactgataatacttccGAAGATGTTCCGCGTTCCAAGCTCGCGGAACCAGCTTTCCTTCCATATCCTAAAGGTGATATGTCCCTTTCCACAAGATTACTTTTATcttatatggtccttcccaattagctccaaacactccatgcCGGGGATTCTTCGTATTTGGCATCACCCTCCTGAGCACCAAATCCCCTACCTTTAGCAGCtgtccctttaccttcttgttataataccttgcggCACGTTGCTGATATGCCACAAGCCTCAGCTGAGAATTCTCCCTTGTCTCTTCCAAAAGATCTAAATGAAGCCTTTTATTAACCTCTACATCTTCCTCCGTGTAACGATCTCTGCGAAGCGACCCCGAACCAACttccacggggaccatagcttcATAACCGTAAGTCAGCATAAATGGAGTTTCCCCCGTAGTAGATCGTGGAGTAGTGTTATAGGACCATATTACTTTCAGGAGTTCCTTAGGCCAATTCCCCTTGCGTTCTTCCAGTCTGGTCTTAAGGGTgtgctttattattttattcacgACCTCTGTTTATCCATTactttgaggatgatagaccgctGCAAACTCCTTCTTAATTTTCAGGTCCTCACATAATTGCCGTAATTCCTTGCTGTCGAACTGCTTCCCATTGTCAGAGATAAGTTTGTAAGGAATACCAAACCTGCAAACAATGGAGTTGAAAACGAAATCTCCGATTTTCTTTGCCGTGATAGTTGCCAATGGTATAGCCTCTGCCCACTTAGTAAAGTAGTCAACCGCGACCACCGCATACTTGACATCCCCTTTAGCCTTGGGCAACTCCCCAATAAGATctattccccacatggcaaaCGGCCACGGACTTATCATAGACGTCAAGAGTGTCGCTGGCATAGGTGAGTAGTTTGCGAAATACTGGCAGCGATTGCATGCCCTGACAAAATTTACAACATCCTCTTTTATTGTAGGCCAATAATATCCTTGGCGCAAAACTTTCATTGCCAACGAGCTACCCCaccgagtgattgccacagattCCTTCGTGCACCTCCCTTAagatgtaatttccttcttcttcgTCAACACATCTAAGCAACGGTTGATTGAAGCCTCTCTTGTACAGAACTTCGTCGTACACCACATACCTTGCAGCCTGATAGCGGAGTCGACGAGCCTTGAACTTATCCTCGGGGAGGGTTCCCTTGTAAATATAAGCGagaatgggcgtcatccatgtttccttgggagccCCATCCACTTGAATAACTTTTATCTCCGGGATACTAGGAATCTCTTGGATTTCAAGGGGTATGGACCCTAACAACACTGCCTCCCGTTGTGACCCCATTTTTGCCAGAGCATCCGCGTTGCTGTTCTTCTCCCGTGGCACACATTCCAACCTAACTTCTTTGAACATTCCAATCAGGCACTGTGTGCACCTCAAGTACAATTCCGTTCGCGGGCCTCGCACTTGAAATCCCCCATTCACCTGATTCACCACCAGCTCCGAGTCACTCCTCGCAATTAGGTTTCGCACCCCCATTTCCAAAGCGATCTTTAGGGCATTAATCAATGCTTCATATTCTGCATCATTATTTgttgcataaaacttgaaatgaacTGCAGTCATCAGATGATGGCCTTCCGGAGACACGAGTACTATACCCGCACCTGCTTCTCTATTGTTAACTAccccatccacatgcaagatccaccaggGATGTGGGAATTCCTCCAAAGACTCCTCATCATGAGGTGGATGTAGCGGCACTAAAGCTTTGTCATCAACTGCAGAGtcaaattccaacaagaaatcAGCTAAGGCTTGCCTTTTAATAGCTGTCCGGGGCATATATTCCAAAacaaactgtcccaactccacagcCCACTTCAGCATTCTCCCCGATGACTCTGGTTTATGAAGGACTTGCCGTAGCGGGTATGCCGTGTGGACTTCAATTCTATGGGCCTGGAAGTACGACCGTAACTTTCTTGACGCAAGGATCAAGGCATAAACCAGTTTCTCCATACTTATGTAGCGAGTTTCAACGTCGTGCAATCGCTTGCTCACGTAATACACTGGCGACTGCTGTCCATCTTCCTCTCTTACCAGGACTGCACTGATTGAATACTTAGACCAGCGAGGTACAGAATTAGAGATTCCCCATCTAACGGTTTCGACAATATGGGAGGATTCCCCAATTGTTCTTTGATCTTTCTAAAAGCTTCTTCACATTCTGGTGTCCATACGAAGTCCTTTCCTGCCAACTTAATGGCTTTGAAGAATTCCTTGCATCTGTCAGACGACTTGGAAACGAATCGATTCAGCGCGACAATCCTTCCAGTTAAACTCTACACCTGTTTTACATTGGTGGGTGACTTCATATCCAACAATGCTTTGATCTTTGCAGGGTTAGCTTCAATTCCCCTATGATTGACGATGAACCCAAGAAACCTGCCTGACTCCATGCCGAACACACACTTTTGTGGGTTCAACTTCATGCGAAACCTCCTTAGAATGTCAAACATTTCCATCAAGTGTTCGATATGGTCATTCGCTTCCTTGGATTTTACCAACATATCATCTACATACACCTCCATGGTTCTCCCAATATGGTTTTTGAACATCATATTCACCAACCGCTGATAGGTTGCGCCAATATTaatcaatccaaacgacattcCTATATAGCAGTATAGCCCCCTATTGGTGATGAAGGATGTATGCTCATGGTCGGGACCATACATGGGGATCTAATTGTAACCCGAATatgcatccatgaaacttagcaagGCATGTCCTGCCATCGCGTTTACCAACTGATCAATTTATGGGAGCGGGAAACTATCCTTTGGACATGCCTTGTTGAGATCTATGAAATCCACACACGTCCTCCACTTCCCGTTCGGTTTTTTTACGAGCACTGGATTTGCAAGCCATTCGGGGTAGTAAGATTTTTTGATTAGTCCCACCTCCAACAAGCGgtctacttcttcttttaatgctatTGCCCTTTCCCCACTCACTCGACGACATTTTTGACGTATGCCCATACAATTCGGGAAGATATTCAACCGGTGACACATTACTCCTGGGTCAATTCCTACCATATATGAATGACTCCATGCAAAGACATCGAGATTTGCAATCAGGAAGCGGGTAAAACTTTCTCTTATTTCAGTACTTAGCTGGgatcccactttcaaaaccttGCTCGGGTCATCTTTATCGACCGGAACAGGTATTGTATCTTCGGCCGACCCTGTTTTTTCGGCGGGCGCAGGGATTCTGGGATCCAAATCAaaatcaaagtctcgggggtcCTCAACCTTCACTCTTGCATCTGAGGGCGCGTCCCCATGAGTGGGAGCATCTACCCCAGAGTAAGGCATGATTTTGTACAACGCAAGtgtggagggcgcgtcctcatttggaggagcatcaacctcaatttcatttttacttttcaagggcgcgtcctctttttgaggagcatccaccttgaGGTTACTTTCGAGACTttgcaaaatctcacttcttccttccCACTTTTCTCCGTTAAACTCTGTCTGCATGATCTCCTCTGCACGGTTCATCACAACTTCTTCCATACTACGGATCCTCGAAACATTTCCCAACGTCAAAACAGAGGTCCCGGTGATATGGGTTCCTTCCTCCTCTGGGCCTTCTACGAAATAGTGGGCATGTACCTCTCCACTTGGTTTTGTATGAATGTCCTCCGCATCCTCAAATAAAAGACCCTTTCCCTCGTATCTTCTCCTGCGGAATTCCTTAacagccttgtgatagcagtcACACGACTCGTACTGTGACCCTCTCAGACTGCCCACTCCGTTGGGTGTTGGAAATTTGATCATCAAGTggtgtatcgaggttatcaccctgaatGCTCTCAGCCAAGGTCTTCCTACCAACACATTGTACGCGGATTCCTGGTCCAACACTTTGAAGTCTATCATTTGGGTAACCGAAAAAGCTCCTTCTCCAAGTATGACAGGGAGTCTAACCGAACCCATAACTCTTACCGCTTCTCCCGTGAAGCCATAGACGTGTGTGTCTTCAAAGTACATATCACTATCCGGGAAACCCAGTTTCTTGTACGTGCTGTAATACAGGATGTTTGCAGAGCTCCCATTGTCCAAGAAAACTCGATGTACGTTCATTGCCCCAATGAGCATGGTAATCACCAGCACATTGTTATGGGGATGATGCACCCACCTTGATTCTTTTTCCTTGAATGTAATGTCTGCGGACTCTTCCTTAAAGATTTTCGAAGGTCTGTCTTCCAAGCAATGAATGTTAGTGAGCGGGGGATGCCGTGCTTCCCTTGTATTTCTTTCCAATGCTCGATTACTATCACCAACAAAGgggtgtcctccaaaaattgccctAATACTTCCAGCCCTCTGAAACTTAACTTTTGCCATTTTTTCAACACCTTCCACCCGTGGGGGTTGTCTTTCATCCTTACCCTTGCCATCGCTTCCCCTGCGTTGTTTCACCTTGTCTATCCATTCACCCAGGTACccagccttgatcaattcctcaatttcatcttttaggtgACGACACTCGTGGGTGTCATGGCCGGTAGACTCATGGTAATCACAATACTTCTTCCTGTCTCTActctgccatgaagttagacggtCTGGTTTCTTGAAAATTCCTCTATCTTTATTCACCTCAAAGATATGTTCAATGGACGCTGCCAGTGGGGTTTAATTGCTGAACCTCCTCTCATAGTTCGATGGCGGACTCCATTCTCTCCGCGTGTTAACGATGTTCACCCTATTAGGGCTTCTGGCATTCCGCCGGTAATCTGGGCTCAAGGATCTATCTCTTCTCTTGGCtcgccccttggagttatgggtgttgtcattcttttttgtttctgcaAGCGACTGCTCAATCGCTTTGAATGATTCCGCCTGCACAAGCACATCAGCTAACGACACAGGGTCCTTCCCTTGCAGGTGCTTACAGAAATCTGTCCCAACACGCAGTCCAGCTATAAGAAGTATTTTCAACGTTTCATCAGTTGCGCCCCTTACTAGAGTGGATTCTACATTGAACTTTTTGAAGTATGAGGTCAAACTTTCTCCTTCCTTCTGTTTCACATTAGCCAGCGTGGTAACTGGTGGTGTGTACTTCATTGCATCTTAGAATTGAGTTAGAAACAAAGTTTTTATTTGTTCCCAGGATGTGATCACACCTGGACCAAGTTTCTGGAACCACTGTTGAGCGCCTTCTCTAAAAGTGGCTGCCAGGAGATGACATCGAGCCAAATCAGGTACCTGATATACATCCATCTCAATATTGAAACGCCCCAGGAATTCCACAGGGTCAGAGTTCCCATGAAAATgcaagtcattggttgtgttcctgtATCCTGCCGGCAACTGCGCCTCCCTCACAAcagcagcaaaaggagaaggagcttgcGCAGTTGCCGTCACTCTTCCTccttcaagatggttgagcaacctcttgagatcgttcacattaaacgtcctactccaggaatggtttgaacattaggcTGTTGGGGTTGCTCCGCGACTTGTTGTGGTTCCCCTTGATTACCTCCCGGGTGTAGCGGTGGATCTCGCCGCCCCTCTCCCTGATGTTGCGGCTGTGGTATGTTACCATCTTGATTTTGAATGTTTTCCCGCACACGAGGTTCCTCTTGACCGCGTCGCGGAATTTCATCATTATTTTACACTCTAACTTGAATTCGCCCGCCGTCCTGGTCATGAGGACGCGCCCTGGACCCATTACCCGTAGCACCGTGAGAAGTTACAGGAATAACGACATGAGCTTCTTCAGTGGAGGGTGCGCCATCTCTCCTACCATTGTAGGGTGTTCTTTCATATTGGTATCCCATCCTTCCTCGTCCATTCCTCTAATATCCCTGGTAGTAATTCTCGGGccttcctcgcggaggggcacgctcgtgctcACGCTGCCGCACCCTGTCATCCCTTTGGAATGTagggggcacacgcgttgtatcaCGGGGCCTCGCTTCCCCAGCGTTTCCTTCCTTTAGCCATTCTACCAGCAGCATCCTCAAATCGTCATcctccaaccttatgccaagccttCTTTTCAAGGTTGAAAATCTCTTCCTTCCTCATCTTGATTCTGAGTATTCTCCGCACGACGACGCTCGTCCATCATACGCCCAGACCTATGTGGGTGTGGCACCACCTGGTTACCAAGGCGAGGCCTTTCCCTACCATCAGTATCCTCATCGACAAGCTCCACGATAGGTTCTACATCATCAGAATATTTCAAGCACCGCGGAGTGATTCGCGGGTTTTCTTTGCTACCCTGGGTATCTCCTTCAACTACTGGTGCCTTCCCCACGGCATGACCGCGACGGAGAAAACGACGACCTCTCCTCGTTCTCCGATACTCCACCGTATTCAGTCTTGAGTGAAAACTAttaagagtatcccccatgcgGTACAACTACTCCaagatatcagcgttgctgatgagaaccGGAGGTGTCCCCCACACATCTGTAGCTCTCGGTGGATCTGCCATGTTTCTGGGAA
This genomic interval from Apium graveolens cultivar Ventura chromosome 8, ASM990537v1, whole genome shotgun sequence contains the following:
- the LOC141680332 gene encoding uncharacterized protein LOC141680332, producing MVPVEVGSGSLRRDRYTEEDVEVNKRLHLDLLEETRENSQLRLVAYQQRAARYYNKKVKGQLLKVGDLVLRRVMPNTKNPRHGVFGANWEGPYKIKVILWKGTYHL
- the LOC141680333 gene encoding uncharacterized protein LOC141680333, producing MSFGLINIGATYQRLVNMMFKNHIGRTMEVYVDDMLVKSKEANDHIEHLMEMFDILRRFRMKLNPQKCVFGMESGRFLGFIVNHRGIEANPAKIKALLDMKSPTNVKQVWGISNSVPRWSKYSISAVLVREEDGQQSPVYYVSKRLHDVETRYISMEKLVYALILASRKLRSYFQAHRIEVHTAYPLRQVLHKPESSGRMLKWAVELGQFVLEYMPRTAIKRQALADFLLEFDSAVDDKALVPLHPPHDEESLEEFPHPWWILHVDGVVNNREAGAGIVLVSPEGHHLMTAVHFKFYATNNDAEYEALINALKIALEMGVRNLIARSDSELVVNQVNGGFQVRGPRTELYLRCTQCLIGMFKEVRLECVPREKNSNADALAKMGSQREAVLLGSIPLEIQEIPSIPEIKVIQVDGAPKETWMTPILAYIYKGTLPEDKFKARRLRYQAARYVVYDEVLYKRGFNQPLLRCVDEEEGNYILREVHEGICGNHSVG